A DNA window from Brassica napus cultivar Da-Ae chromosome C1, Da-Ae, whole genome shotgun sequence contains the following coding sequences:
- the LOC106426867 gene encoding heptahelical transmembrane protein 4, giving the protein MGGEAEVKERLQPKGKRLWQKVKYQLVEYHALPAYLRDNEYILGHYRSEWPIKQILLSIFTIHNETLNVWTHLIGFFLFLALTIYTATKVPSVVDLHSLQHRLPDLLRKTDLHKLHSDLMSRLPSSPSKWHVMELLYNCLPERFSHGNSTDMCVLHSVKEDLANMIAPLIFRPITRWPFYAFLGGAMFCLLASSTCHLLSCHSERVSYIMLRLDYAGIAALISTSFYPPVYYSFMCDPFFCNLYLGFITILGISTVLVSLLPVFQSPEFRVVRASLFFGMGFSGAAPILHKLIIFWDQPEALHTTGYEVLMGLLYGLGALVYATRIPERWMPGKFDIAGHSHQLFHVLVVAGAFTHYRAGLVYLKWRDIEGC; this is encoded by the exons ATGGGTGGCGAGGCAGAGGTCAAGGAGCGTTTACAACCCAAAGGGAAGAGACTCTGGCAGAAAGTGAAGTATCAGCTCGTGGAGTATCACGCATTGCCTGCTTACCTCAGAGACAACGAGTACATCCTCGGTCACTACCGTTCCGAATGGCCCATCAAACAGATCCTCCTCAGCATCTTCACTATCCACAACGAGACCTTGAACGTCTGGAC GCACTTGATTGGGTTTTTCCTGTTTCTAGCGCTTACTATATACACAGCTACCAAAGTCCCCAGCGTTGTGGATCTTCACTCTCTTCAGCACCGTTTGCCTGATCTCTTGAGGAAAACGGATCTTCACAAACTTCACTCTGATTTAATGTCTCGCCTTCCTTCTAGTCCTTCTAAGTGGCATGTCATGGAGCTGCTTTATAACTGTCTCCCTGAACGATTCTCTCATGGCAACTCCACCGACATGTGTGTCCTG CATTCTGTGAAGGAAGATCTTGCAAACATGATAGCTCCTTTAATCTTCAGACCAATCACCAGATGGCCCTTCTACGCATTTCTAGGCGGCGCTATGTTCTGTCTATTAGCAAGCAGCACCTGCCACCTCCTCTCCTGTCACTCAGAGCGTGTCTCTTACATAATGCTAAGGCTTGACTACGCTGGAATCGCAGCTCTGATCTCCACTTCCTTCTACCCACCTGTCTACTACTCCTTCATGTGCGATCCATTCTTCTGCAACCTCTACTTAGGATTCATAACGATCTTGGGAATCTCCACGGTGCTCGTCTCGCTCTTACCTGTGTTCCAGAGCCCTGAGTTTCGCGTTGTGAGGGCCTCTCTTTTCTTTGGAATGGGATTCTCTGGAGCTGCACCGATACTTCACAAGCTGATCATCTTTTGGGACCAGCCTGAGGCGCTTCACACGACGGGTTATGAGGTTTTGATGGGGTTGCTTTACGGGTTGGGAGCTTTGGTTTATGCGACTAGGATTCCTGAGAGGTGGATGCCTGGTAAGTTTGATATAGCTGGACATAGTCATCAGTTGTTTCATGTTTTGGTGGTTGCTGGTGCGTTTACGCATTATAGAGCTGGGCTTGTGTATCTCAAGTGGAGAGACATTGAAGGATGTtaa